The following nucleotide sequence is from Deltaproteobacteria bacterium.
CACCAGTGGGCGACGCCGGACGCGGCGGGCAGCATCGCGCGTTTTGTCGCGACTGTGATCAACCAAGATGGCACGGCCCAAGGATAAAAATTCCCGGCACAATGGTAACAATCGGGTTGCGAACCGTGAATCCGGCCGTAAGATGGGTGCGGACGGTCAATATCCATCGATTTTTCAACCTACACCATTTACAGAGGAGAGCCGCCGCAAGCGGGCCAGGGATAAGAGACGCCGCAAGTTTGCCGGCTGGCCCTCACGCCTGATGGTCGTCCTGGCCTTCCTGGTCTCTGCCGCCGGTCTTCTGGCTTACCTTCCTCAATTTATTATCGAGTCGGTCAACATCGACGGCGCCAGGTATTCAGATCAGGCGGTGATTATGTCCCTGGCAAAGGAAAAGGAAGGTTCCCATTTTCTCCAAGGCATGGGGGGGTCGGCAGGGAAATGGTTGTCTCTCCGCTACGGTCTCTTGGAAGATCAGATCCTCCAGACCTCTCCCATGATCCGATCAGCCCGTGTCCGTTTTCGATTTCCTTCAACGCTTGTGATCCGTCTGGAGGAAAAGGTCGAAATCCTGGCGGTCCGCGTTTCAGGTGGTTACGCCTTGGTCGACCGTGATCACGAAGTACTCAGGATCGCGGAAACCCGGGATTTCGCCCTGCCTGTTCTGGAAGGTCTGCCAACGACAGGCGGCATCGTCCAGGGTCAGACCCTTCCGGTTGAGGATACTGACCAGCTGATCGCCGCCTCACATTTGATCGCGGGCTTGATTTTCCACGACCAGTCTGACCAAAAAACCAGGATCCTCATGGAGGAAATTCAGCAGATAAGACAGGTCGCGGGCAGCCAGTTTATGCTCTTTATCCCCTTGTCGCAGGGTGGTGAGA
It contains:
- a CDS encoding FtsQ-type POTRA domain-containing protein, translated to MARPKDKNSRHNGNNRVANRESGRKMGADGQYPSIFQPTPFTEESRRKRARDKRRRKFAGWPSRLMVVLAFLVSAAGLLAYLPQFIIESVNIDGARYSDQAVIMSLAKEKEGSHFLQGMGGSAGKWLSLRYGLLEDQILQTSPMIRSARVRFRFPSTLVIRLEEKVEILAVRVSGGYALVDRDHEVLRIAETRDFALPVLEGLPTTGGIVQGQTLPVEDTDQLIAASHLIAGLIFHDQSDQKTRILMEEIQQIRQVAGSQFMLFIPLSQGGE